AACTTTGGAGAACTGATAACGGACGGCAACAGGAAATGTCGAGAccaggcaacaacaacaactgcagtaAAGGAGAAAAGGGGTGGAGGGGGAAAGTGGAAACTCTGGTCAAGCTGGCAAAAGGAAAAGCAGCAGTGTGCAgtgaacaaaattaaattttttacataGTCTTATCTACAACTTTGTTATGAAACTGAGTGGAAattggtaaatatttataatattatacattttaaataaaaaatatatatttaaagaacatAAAGAtaccttaaatatttaaaaatacattttatagctctgaataattttggaaaacattttatttatttgtttttatttttttttatttaaatccacAAAGTTTAGAActgtcatataaaatttatattcctcaaattcattcattttCGTAGAccgttttttctctgtgtaaagTCCCAGTGCCAACGATAAAGTTGCAGTCTGCTCCGCCATAACTTGAGTGCATAAATCTTGGCCAGGTTTTGTGTGTTGCCTGAAACACCCCTTTTGAGCCCCTTAACCCCCCGAAACCCCCACACACGGTGACATCTTTGGTGACTGGCACATTAAAGTAGCCAAAACTCAACTCCACTCCTCGCCACTCGGATttcacttccacttccactgaCCAGTGTCCAGACACTGCATAATAAATTGCAGCCGTAGTGTTATAAATATTCGGAGGCCCCTGGGTCCTGGCTCTCCCATGTTCCATATCCTTCGTATTCCGATTGGGATCTTAGGCAACAATTTCGCACATGGAGATTAAAAGGACAAAACTGAAATGCTGACGCAGCTGATAGAaatgtgaaaacaataaaaacgtaATGCAGAGACATTTTTATGTCGTGGGGGGATATTGAGGAATGATATATGCATACGCCACCAAAAACACACTTGCAAAAAAAGGGCACTTAGATTTGCTAATTAGATTTTAGTAAATGGTATTACTCTTGgctaattttcttaaaaaaaatattccttaaaattaaattgtatacaaaaatgttatattttaaaccattaaaaaataatgttttcagGATGGGAtcattttcttatttattttaaaagaatttgtaatttttgtaatatcatataattatcattttttatGTGCTTCGCtttacaaattttcgattgtaagaaattctatttaattttttatcaagtcattatttttgtaatgcGTCTCAAACTACCGTAGCTTTTAGCTAGACATTCCTGACATGTTGCTAACttgaaaacaataataatgcaGTTGCTGTCGCTTTTTCTTGCCGCCCTACCATTTTCACCACTTAGTGGTCAAGCCCATTGGGGGAAAAACGGGCTGAGTAGGAGGGTCGATTTTCCACCTTTCCACCAAATATGCGGCGACAACAATAAATTAATGCGATTTATTGCCGCGATAAGAAGAGGACAGCCGCAGGCCTAGGGACTTGGCAGGGAATAAAGCAGGGTATCAAGGGTGCGTCCCCTTTTTACCAACGTTTTAGCGACGTGTGTGGGCTTGTCCGGAATGCGATAGATAAGGTGAGCCTGAGCCCCTTAAAACCCCTTGAAACCCGCCCATTACCACGCAATTTTCCATGCAAAAATTTGTCCCCAGGAAATTTACGATGCTCCACATGCAATGCAGCcgaaaaaaacctaaaaaatgtatatatagtcCAACCCTTAACCCCTCGCAGTTTGCAGATAAGCCGACTTACTTACCATTTAATTAGGTCCTCAATGAGCATTAGGGTGAAAATGCGCCAAAAGCAACTTGAGGCACGCCTCCTGTCTGGCCCATCAAAAtgcctttttaattaaaacgggAAAAGTAGGAAAAAACAGCAGAGGAACAGGAAAATTCTCGCCGCCAAATGATGTGTGAGGAGTCGATAGAGAGCGACGGCGGGCGTTAAATCACAATGGCAAACAGGaagtcaggaaaaaaataaaagtttcggGTGGTGGAGAgggaaaatcccaaaaagCAGCAGGGGTGCATGCAAAACGCTGCGGAAAACTCAAGGCTGGAAAATCTTGTGTGAAAATTTGTTGAGCGTGCAAACTTGCTATTTCGTTGGGCTTTTTGGTCTGGGAGTCGTCTGGTCCAGGGGCAATAATTGCCGTGAAATgcccagaaaaatatttctgctgAGAGCCGCACAAATTGTTCTTACACggtaaaaaacttaaaatttgtaaaaaagaaaaaattaaaaaatatatatttcaaatgttcaaaaaaaaattaaacataatattataattaatttgatttttattttattttaaatttttatttgattaattgcaataaaaatatgctttcaTTATCATTGTACTTTCtggtaatttatttgtttaataaattgaaaatgtgtaaattgaaatgtgtttaaatttttcacaacagctaaaaatatttgaattacaaaatgtaaattaagttTTCTAATTTGTAGGACGAAGAATGAATAAGTTtacatatattaattttacaaaatatttttattttttttactgtgcaaatacttttacagaaatgaTTTTCATTAGTTCCCCTTTGCATTCTTAGTTTCAGTTGTAATTTTCTGTATTTCTTCCGGTGCAGACAAAGGGTGTGATGGAGGTTGTCTGGTTACTGGTTGTCTGGTTACTGGTAAGTGGTAACTGGTAACTGGTCCCGTGCCAGACGCTAAGCTGCCAGTAAATCACAACCGAAAGCCGCTGTTAAAACACGAGCCGGCCCACGGAAAACTCGGAAAATTCTGTTGGTGGTTGCTTTGGCTTGGGGTTTTTCGGTTAGGTTATTGGGTCTTCAGCGTTTTccttcccttctttttttctcgTCCATCGCGGCAGCAGTCGGTGGTTGCAACAGCCGCTGGCAGGACACGTGCAACAGCCGGATTCCAAGGAGAGGGCGGTAAAAGTATGGGATATGGGGTGAACTGACTGACAGCAGCTTCAGAATCCGCAGGAACTCGGAGCCGGAGGCATTCTTTCCTAGAAACTGACACTCCCCACAAGATTTGATTATAGACGCAGATCGGGGTGGCTGCTTTACTCCTTCGAAGCTCGTTAAATGCGTCCAAAAGTGATTCATTCCCGAGGGTTAACTTTGCGGAACCCATAATGTGTAGCAGCTACTTCCCACCTGCCCTTCGCATCTTCAGTTTCCTTGCCCTTTTCATAGACACAATATTGCCTAATTTGATTGGGTTATTCAAAGTTATTCTTGGAGAGTATTTGAATTTAGAAGGGAAGGGTACTTCTTCCCGAAATGCTTATTTATCTAATAACTTTATCATCCTTTTGCCATTTCCGAAAGGCGATTGCACAGTCTTAAGTATCTGGTATTGTCACAAATACATttgactcattttttttttttgtttatttcatatcatacATATTTCATAACTTCCTATACAATAGGCATAAACATAAGTAAATTAGATTGGGACATTTTTTGTCCCCCCATGAAGATAGATCACCCTCATAGATCGGTTCTATTGCGTATGTCCACGCCCATTTCCTCGAAATAATCACCGTCTTCGTTATCGGTGTCGCACAATGGATCATTTATGCTACTTCTTCGTGGCTGCCTCTTCAGACTCTCGAATGCCTTCTTGAAACTCACGGCCTTCTCGCTGATATTTCTCGATCCACTGATTGGTAATATCCAGCGTTGGCCGACATTGGCCAAAACTACCACTAGGACTACGCCGACCAGAAGGTACAGGACTATTAAAGCTGGATTCGGGTTACTCTCGTTCGTGTCCATGTGCCCAGCGATTTCCTCAGGGTCAACCTTCCAAGTTATGCGCTTCTTCGGCTTTTCAGTGGTGCTGATTACTGGGGgattatatttaaagtaataaaatataaaaaaactatatttcttaaatctcAATGAAATATCTTGCTTACCTAAGATTTTTCGGGTACTTGAACTTGGTGGGGTGGTTCTCGTTGGAGTCGTTGTTATCAAATTATTCTTTTTGGTTGTAGttgtggttttttttgttgttactgTGGTTTTCTGTGTTGTAAAAACTTTTCTAGTGGTTGTTGTTCTGGGCGTTGTGGGTGTGGTTGTTGGCTTTCGTGTTGTTgaacttgttgttgttgacttTCGTGTTGTTGAAGTTGTTGTTGGCTTTTTGGTGGTTGTTGTTCGCTTCGTTGTCGTTGTGCTCTTTGTGCTTGTTgcctttcttgttgttgtggtcGGTTTCGGTGTTGTTGTGGTTGGTttgggtgttgttgttgtagttgttggcGTCGTTGTCCTTTTCGTTGTAGTTGTTGTGGTAGTTGTTCTTTCGGTCGTTGTTGCTAGCCTCTTTGTGGTGctagtggttgttgttgtggggGTCGTTGGTGCTGGTGAACTAATCTCATCTTCGGTCGTTGTGTCCATCCCCTTGGCGCACTCCTCGAAATAGTTGAGGCAACAGGTACCCTTCGAGAGGCAATCTTCGTCACAGCCACAGCCAAGGATGTAACCCCTTCTGGTTGTTTGGTAACCGGGATCGGTGGCTCCACAGCGCCCCGTGCAATTCAGCATGTCGAAGACCAGTGGCTCTTCGCTGCTGGCCGTCGGTGGTGCCGGTGGTTCGGTGGTGGTGGTAAAGCCATCCACCCCACAATCGCTGCCCGTCATAAGCTTCACATCGTCGATGGCAATGTCCCCAAAGACGGCTTTCGCATCCGTGGCCGTAAAGATCACCTGAAAGTCCTCCTGCATTTCGTCAATGGTGATAGTATGCTCCAGCCACTGGGCTCCCTGTGAACCAGTCATCTCAAATTTGCTCGAGCTAAAGAGTAAGGCAAAGAATTATGACTGGTATTAAATGGGAATAATTAAGTGGCTTAATTAAAGAGTTCTTAAAAAACAGAATTCTTTAATTCATCgattaactaaaaatatattaaaatattaaatgaatttttgcaaatattatgctgtttaaaaactttctaaaaagtttgtctttgaaatttaaaagtgCAAGAAAAACCATATGAAATGATCTAATCCTTTTTTGAATACAGATTTTGTATATAGAAtgccaaaatatatttcttttccaAAAAACTTTTACTGATTCCcttctgaaatattttttaaattttttttctagagCTAGAAAGctctatatattaatttttgagaAATTCGTAATATTCCGAAAGGCCTTAGCTAGACCCATTCTGATAATACTTTGGGTAAATTCCCCCCTCTTTATCGCGTTGCATGCGCCGCCTTATCGAATTCTTCATCCGCTCGGGGCGAAACTCACTTGGCCCTGAACCTGTTCCACATGTCGGTCAATTTCATCGAGACGGGCTTTACGGACACCACCAGACTATCCACGCCGGCGCCGAACATGAAGTAATGGAACCGGAAGCAGCAGGCGGTCTTCAGGCTGAGGTCTTTCGAATAGATAGGCGATAGCAGGTGGTAGCTCCCGAAGGCCCCCAGCTGGGTCTCCATGCGCATATAGTGGCCGCCGGATGCGCTGGCAAAGGTGTGATCGTGATGGGGACCCGTGGCCAGGGAGTGGAACTCGGAAACCGCACTCACGCGCCGCCAGGGCTGCCGGAAGTTCTGCTCCGCCTCCCAGCCGCACTGATCCTCGGTCTCAAAGTCGCAGGAATGATCACCCGTGTGGTTGCTACGCAGACAGGATCCCAACTGGGTGTTCCACTCCTCGCCGTCGCAGAAGGCCGTGCGACTGCCGACTAGCACATAGCCATCGCGACACATGATCTCCGCCCGCAGGGAGTTTCTTTCAATCTGTCCATTCTCAGGCACGTCGTGCTCCTCGCAGCCCCTTCCTTAGAAATTGGGAATATATAAGGGATATCAGTTATcaggaaaattaatttatttgttatttatttagctaTCCTCCATCTTTAATATTTCCTTATCGGTTTTTTATAATTCGAATTTAatgtatatacaatttttaatttttaatatttatatatttcaaaacCCACATATTCTTTTATATCGAGGATTTCGAGAATACAACATTTAGTTCAATTTGTTGTTGAAAGTTAAGGTATAACAGAAAACTGCATTttacttttcatttatttccaatcatttttaaaaatctaaaaaataaatatcacagtaatttattaaaatcaatttcatgtttgtgtttatttaatatttttgatattattattttctcttAAAACTTTTGAAGTACCTTTATTGGCAGATCGTTgaactataaatattaattattatagtttacattatttagtattaaagatattattattttctcttATCAGTCAGTTAAACTTCAATCGATGTGAATTTTGTATTCATTTTTTCCACTCACTGGCACAGAAGGGTTTTTCCCCCCGAAGGCGACCACTTCGATCGCAGGTTTTCATTAGCACTCCCTGCAGCGAATAACCGCGATTGCACCGGAACCTCACAACATTTCGCGCTCGAAAATTTACTTGGCCATGATCCAAATCTAAAGATCTTTCACAGCGACCATTTGTGTGATCTATACTGTATATCAAAAGCAGTGCCAGAGTCCAGAAAAATTCCATTGTAGGGAATACGATGCACTGTACTCGATGAATATATATCTCCGAAAGCTGACAGAAGACTGAGTGCCGATCGATGCTCGGCAGCTTTTCGAGTCTCGAGATTTATCAATTGAGCGTTACGAGGAGCGGGTCTCTAAGTGATAAGTTCTGAAATAACCGCAAATCGCTGGAGGCCCTCCGGATTCTCATAACCGCCATAGAAGATAAACACTTTATCTTTAATTCACAATactttattacaaataaaacgAGAAAACAATTTCACCAAACAATAAGAATTATTGTGCCGGctgttttataataataatcagcTTAATACTCCTATTTTACTAAGTCCTCTCACTTGTATAAAAGAGTGATCATTGTTAATATAGAGAAGACTATGGTATATTTTTCCCAACCCTTCGAACTAGTTGCTCCACTTATCCTGTAGGGATCCTGTTCAGAAGATGCGATGTTTTCGGGAGATCTGCACTCTCCTTTCGTCAGTTTCACATCATCGATGCCAATGTCCCCATAATAATTGTCGGGTTCAGAGGCGGTGAAAACCACCTGGAAGTCCTCATTCATCTCGTCGATGGGGATCGAAAAATGAAGCCACTCGGCACCCTGATCGCCAGATTTCAAGAATTTTGTGGGCCTGAAACAGtagaaaaatgtatatgttaaTTTCAGTTTACTTATaacaatttatgtttttaagaaaaaaatgtatttaaataattgagaattaaatttaaaaaaagggtaAAAGAGCGCAACTAATTTAGTAAAAGTCCATATTGTTTTAACCtaattaaaatactaaaaaaatattaagtactaacatattcaataaatattaaaatattaaaggtCTAATTGACTTACACCTTTTCTGGTTCAGTCTCCATGTCACCAACATCTAATGATTTGGGTATCACTGAGACATTTAAGCTTTTAACTCCTGTCCCAAACATGAAGATATAGAACTCAAAGCACGAGGAGTTGCCCAAAGTCAGGTTCTTGGGAAAGATTGGGGAAAGAAAGTGTTCGACTGCCCTGAATCCGGTACTCGTTTCCATGCGAATAAAGTGTCCCTGGGTTTCGCTATTGAAGGTGTGATCTCGTTGGGGACCCGTTTTGTTGGAATGAATATCACTCGCGGCACTGATCCTCTTCCATGGAGTATTACCGGCACTATGGGCCTTCCAACCGCACTGATCCTCTCCCTCAAAGTCGCATGAGTACTCCAATTTCTTATGGGCCTTCTTACACGATCCCAATTCAGTGTTCCACTCATTTCCGTTGCAGTATGCGACTTTGTTGCCGTAAAGGACAAATCCTTCGTCGCACTTCACCACTGCTTTAAAACCATCGTTAAAGACAATGCCATTCGGGGGATTCGTGGAATTGGCACAGCCATGCTCTAAAAAAGAGTAAGTGTCAACggtttagtttaattttaaaatatagctTTTGAAATAACTTGGTTAAATTTGattataacaagagagaac
The genomic region above belongs to Drosophila takahashii strain IR98-3 E-12201 chromosome 2L, DtakHiC1v2, whole genome shotgun sequence and contains:
- the Sr-CI gene encoding uncharacterized protein Sr-CI, which produces MEFFWTLALLLIYSIDHTNGRCERSLDLDHGQVNFRARNVVRFRCNRGYSLQGVLMKTCDRSGRLRGEKPFCARRGCEEHDVPENGQIERNSLRAEIMCRDGYVLVGSRTAFCDGEEWNTQLGSCLRSNHTGDHSCDFETEDQCGWEAEQNFRQPWRRVSAVSEFHSLATGPHHDHTFASASGGHYMRMETQLGAFGSYHLLSPIYSKDLSLKTACCFRFHYFMFGAGVDSLVVSVKPVSMKLTDMWNRFRANSSKFEMTGSQGAQWLEHTITIDEMQEDFQVIFTATDAKAVFGDIAIDDVKLMTGSDCGVDGFTTTTEPPAPPTASSEEPLVFDMLNCTGRCGATDPGYQTTRRGYILGCGCDEDCLSKGTCCLNYFEECAKGMDTTTEDEISSPAPTTPTTTTTSTTKRLATTTERTTTTTTTTKRTTTPTTTTTTPKPTTTTPKPTTTTRKATSTKSTTTTKRTTTTKKPTTTSTTRKSTTTSSTTRKPTTTPTTPRTTTTRKVFTTQKTTVTTKKTTTTTKKNNLITTTPTRTTPPSSSTRKILVISTTEKPKKRITWKVDPEEIAGHMDTNESNPNPALIVLYLLVGVVLVVVLANVGQRWILPISGSRNISEKAVSFKKAFESLKRQPRRSSINDPLCDTDNEDGDYFEEMGVDIRNRTDL